One Cellulomonas sp. Y8 DNA segment encodes these proteins:
- a CDS encoding 5'-3' exonuclease: MADRHALMLLDSASLYFRAFYGVPDSVKAPDGTPVNAVRGLLDMIARLVTDHRPDRLVACWDEDWRPAFRVAAIPSYKAHRAVGGAEAAAAASSDGVAVAEEVPDALAPQVPVIAEVLAALGIARAGAEGYEADDVIGTLTAREVARPAGERSPVLVVTGDRDLFQLVDDEAPVRVLYTIRGIKDIEVVDAARLREKYAVASGSAYADMAVLRGDPSDGLPGVAGIGEKTAAAMLAKYDDLPGLLAARDAGDRGLTATQRQRLVAADDYLAVAPGVVRVAADAPVRLADGAPPAGPDAFALPREPVDGAALVDLTARWGLESSVRRVLTALADR; this comes from the coding sequence ATGGCCGACCGTCACGCGCTGATGCTGCTCGACTCCGCGTCCCTGTACTTCCGGGCGTTCTACGGCGTCCCCGACTCGGTGAAGGCACCCGACGGCACGCCGGTGAACGCGGTGCGCGGCCTGCTCGACATGATCGCCCGGCTGGTCACCGACCACCGGCCCGACCGGCTCGTCGCCTGCTGGGACGAGGACTGGCGACCGGCGTTCCGGGTCGCGGCCATCCCGTCGTACAAGGCGCACCGCGCGGTCGGCGGGGCCGAGGCCGCGGCGGCCGCGTCGTCCGACGGCGTGGCGGTGGCCGAGGAGGTCCCGGACGCGCTGGCGCCGCAGGTGCCGGTCATCGCCGAGGTGCTGGCCGCCCTCGGCATCGCCCGCGCCGGCGCCGAGGGCTACGAGGCCGACGACGTGATCGGCACCCTCACCGCGCGGGAGGTCGCGCGGCCGGCGGGGGAGCGGTCGCCGGTGCTCGTCGTGACGGGCGACCGGGACCTGTTCCAGCTGGTCGACGACGAGGCGCCCGTGCGGGTGCTTTACACGATCCGGGGGATCAAGGACATCGAGGTCGTCGACGCCGCGCGGCTGCGGGAGAAGTACGCCGTGGCGTCGGGGAGCGCTTACGCCGACATGGCGGTGCTGCGCGGCGACCCGAGCGACGGCCTGCCCGGCGTGGCCGGCATCGGGGAGAAGACCGCCGCCGCGATGCTCGCGAAGTACGACGACCTGCCGGGGCTGCTCGCCGCGCGCGACGCCGGCGACCGCGGGCTGACCGCGACCCAGCGGCAGCGTCTCGTCGCGGCCGACGACTACCTGGCGGTCGCGCCCGGGGTCGTGCGCGTCGCGGCGGACGCGCCGGTCCGGCTGGCGGACGGCGCGCCGCCGGCGGGCCCGGACGCGTTCGCGCTGCCGCGCGAGCCCGTCGACGGTGCGGCCCTGGTCGACCTCACGGCCCGCTGGGGCCTGGAGTCGAGCGTCCGCCGAGTCCTGACGGCGCTCGCCGACCGCTGA
- a CDS encoding sugar ABC transporter permease, whose product MALANPAQRTAAPAAGRPTRARRARWWAEIGWKYPVGLVIVFYAVFPLVYALSAALDPSGSLAGSSSLFRTIGLDNFVALGDTLYWTWVGNTLLIGGVASFGAVLMGAAAAYAFSRFRFQGRRASLTSLLIIQMFPQTVAFVAVFLLLISLGNVIPALGVNSRVALICVYLGGALGANTFLMYGFFNSVPREIDEAARIDGATHSQIYWRLIMPLVTPILAVVALLAFISAFGDFILARIVLTSEENWTLAVGMYQWVSNQLTSRWGLFAAGAVVGSIPVLALFLSLQRYIVGGLSAGSVKG is encoded by the coding sequence ATGGCTCTCGCGAACCCCGCGCAGCGGACCGCCGCCCCGGCCGCCGGCCGCCCGACCCGCGCCCGCCGCGCGCGGTGGTGGGCGGAGATCGGCTGGAAGTACCCCGTCGGACTCGTCATCGTGTTCTACGCGGTCTTCCCGCTGGTGTACGCGCTGTCCGCGGCGCTCGACCCCTCCGGGTCGCTCGCCGGGTCGAGCTCGCTGTTCCGGACCATCGGCCTGGACAACTTCGTCGCGCTCGGCGACACCCTCTACTGGACCTGGGTCGGCAACACCCTGCTGATCGGCGGCGTCGCGTCGTTCGGCGCGGTGCTCATGGGCGCCGCCGCGGCCTACGCGTTCTCCCGGTTCCGGTTCCAGGGGCGGCGCGCCTCGCTCACCTCGCTGCTGATCATCCAGATGTTCCCGCAGACCGTGGCGTTCGTCGCCGTGTTCCTGCTGCTGATCTCGCTGGGCAACGTGATCCCCGCGCTGGGCGTCAACTCGCGGGTCGCGCTGATCTGCGTCTACCTGGGCGGCGCGCTCGGGGCCAACACGTTCCTCATGTACGGGTTCTTCAACTCCGTGCCCCGGGAGATCGACGAGGCCGCGCGCATCGACGGCGCGACCCACTCGCAGATCTACTGGCGGCTGATCATGCCGCTCGTGACGCCGATCCTCGCCGTCGTGGCGCTGCTCGCGTTCATCTCCGCGTTCGGCGACTTCATCCTGGCGCGCATCGTCCTGACGAGCGAGGAGAACTGGACGCTGGCGGTCGGGATGTACCAGTGGGTGTCCAACCAGCTGACCTCGCGGTGGGGGTTGTTCGCAGCCGGCGCGGTCGTCGGCTCGATCCCGGTGCTCGCGCTGTTCCTGTCGCTGCAGCGGTACATCGTCGGCGGCCTGTCCGCCGGCTCCGTGAAGGGCTGA
- a CDS encoding LacI family DNA-binding transcriptional regulator: MDTTARRRPTIRDVAAAAGVSRGTVSRVLNGGHWVSPEALAAVQEAIRSTGYSANQHARSLVTGRSNSVAFLLTEPQHLLFEDPTFSILLRAAAEALAAREMPLLLMVAGSQQERRRRITDYVAAGHVDGVLLISSHRGNPVVGELLRQGVPTIACGEPLGYEDRIGWVSADDAGGARRMTEHLLSRGRTRVATITGPMDTPGGFRRLAGYRSALGEAYDDDLVAHGDYTRASGQAAMRELLERRPDLDAVFVASDLMAAGALVALREAGRSVPGDVAVGGFDDSGLAATLEPGLTTMRQPFERIASEMVRLLLEVVEGAEPARITLPTSLVERASA; this comes from the coding sequence GTGGACACGACCGCGCGCCGACGCCCGACGATCCGCGACGTCGCCGCGGCCGCCGGAGTCTCCCGCGGGACCGTGTCCCGGGTGCTCAACGGCGGGCACTGGGTGTCCCCCGAGGCGCTCGCGGCGGTGCAGGAGGCCATCCGGTCCACCGGGTACTCCGCGAACCAGCACGCGCGCAGCCTCGTCACCGGCCGGTCGAACTCGGTGGCGTTCCTGCTGACCGAGCCGCAGCACCTGCTGTTCGAGGACCCGACGTTCTCGATCCTGCTGCGCGCGGCCGCCGAGGCCCTGGCCGCGCGGGAGATGCCGCTGCTGCTCATGGTCGCCGGCAGCCAGCAGGAGCGGCGGCGGCGGATCACCGACTACGTCGCGGCCGGGCACGTCGACGGCGTGCTGCTCATCTCGTCGCACCGGGGCAACCCCGTCGTCGGCGAGCTGCTGCGCCAGGGGGTCCCGACGATCGCCTGCGGCGAGCCGCTGGGGTACGAGGACCGCATCGGCTGGGTGTCCGCGGACGACGCGGGGGGCGCGCGCCGGATGACCGAGCACCTGCTGTCCCGCGGCCGGACCCGGGTCGCGACGATCACCGGGCCGATGGACACCCCGGGCGGGTTCCGGCGGCTCGCGGGGTACCGGTCCGCGCTCGGGGAGGCGTACGACGACGACCTGGTCGCGCACGGCGACTACACGCGCGCCTCCGGGCAGGCGGCCATGCGCGAGCTGCTGGAGCGCCGGCCCGACCTCGACGCCGTGTTCGTGGCCTCCGACCTCATGGCCGCGGGCGCGCTCGTCGCGCTCCGCGAGGCCGGGCGGTCCGTGCCGGGCGACGTGGCGGTCGGCGGCTTCGACGACTCCGGGCTCGCCGCGACGCTGGAGCCGGGGCTGACCACGATGCGGCAGCCGTTCGAGCGGATCGCGTCCGAGATGGTGCGGCTGCTGCTCGAGGTCGTCGAGGGGGCGGAGCCCGCCCGGATCACGCTGCCGACGTCGCTGGTGGAGCGGGCCTCGGCCTGA
- a CDS encoding maltose ABC transporter substrate-binding protein — translation MRRHFAAGVAAAATVALLAACSGDPAPATTADGGTAAAGSGGELVIWSDAERAEAIKNAAADFEADSGATVTVVQKNFEDLRADFLAQVPTGEGPDITVGAHDWLGEFVESGVVDTISLGSRADDFEQVTLDAFTYDGQLYALPYAQESVALIQNTALVGDTAPQTFDEMIQMATDAGFADRPFILYTNGAEGDMYTSYAFQTSFGAPVFVQDEDGSYTSEVGMGGDAGLAYARWIHENGSAGTGYFTDTVDYDIGNELFATGQSPFIIQGPWTIPTYQDAGVEVAVSPIPSAGGGTAAPFVGVQGFYLSAQSSNALLANDFLANYVATDEAQQALYDADPRIPALTAVAEQVSDDPVIAGFLASAQNGVPMPNIPEMGAVWDFWNAAQIALITGQDPDSTWTSMVTSVESAIG, via the coding sequence ATGCGCAGGCACTTCGCAGCCGGCGTCGCCGCAGCGGCGACCGTGGCCCTCCTCGCCGCGTGCAGCGGCGACCCCGCCCCCGCCACGACGGCCGACGGCGGCACCGCCGCGGCGGGCTCGGGTGGCGAGCTCGTGATCTGGTCGGACGCCGAGCGCGCCGAGGCGATCAAGAACGCAGCCGCGGACTTCGAGGCGGACAGCGGCGCGACCGTCACGGTCGTGCAGAAGAACTTCGAGGACCTCCGGGCCGACTTCCTCGCCCAGGTCCCGACGGGCGAGGGCCCGGACATCACCGTCGGCGCGCACGACTGGCTCGGCGAGTTCGTCGAGTCCGGTGTCGTCGACACGATCAGCCTCGGCTCGCGCGCCGACGACTTCGAGCAGGTCACGCTCGACGCCTTCACGTACGACGGCCAGCTGTACGCGCTGCCGTACGCGCAGGAGTCCGTCGCGCTGATCCAGAACACCGCGCTGGTCGGGGACACCGCCCCGCAGACGTTCGACGAGATGATCCAGATGGCGACCGACGCCGGCTTCGCCGACCGGCCGTTCATCCTCTACACGAACGGCGCCGAGGGTGACATGTACACCTCGTACGCCTTCCAGACGTCGTTCGGCGCCCCGGTGTTCGTGCAGGACGAGGACGGCTCGTACACCTCCGAGGTCGGCATGGGCGGCGACGCCGGCCTGGCCTACGCCCGGTGGATCCACGAGAACGGCTCGGCCGGCACCGGCTACTTCACCGACACCGTCGACTACGACATCGGCAACGAGCTGTTCGCGACCGGCCAGTCGCCGTTCATCATCCAGGGCCCCTGGACCATCCCCACGTACCAGGACGCGGGCGTCGAGGTCGCGGTCAGCCCGATCCCGTCGGCCGGCGGCGGCACCGCGGCGCCGTTCGTGGGCGTGCAGGGCTTCTACCTGTCGGCGCAGTCGTCGAACGCGCTGCTCGCGAACGACTTCCTCGCGAACTACGTCGCCACCGACGAGGCGCAGCAGGCGCTGTACGACGCCGACCCGCGCATCCCGGCGCTCACCGCCGTGGCCGAGCAGGTCAGCGACGACCCGGTCATCGCCGGCTTCCTCGCGTCGGCGCAGAACGGCGTGCCGATGCCGAACATCCCCGAGATGGGCGCCGTCTGGGACTTCTGGAACGCCGCGCAGATCGCGCTGATCACCGGCCAGGACCCCGACAGCACCTGGACCTCCATGGTCACCAGCGTCGAGTCCGCGATCGGCTGA
- a CDS encoding S8 family serine peptidase has product MTRRSLRASLTVLALAATTTLGGTAASAAGPGAASPPLPLDPGLAAGAGDPVASDDVLAGTEGKVSSGLADAEGTVTAFVQLDAPSGLDVAEDGGDAAAVQAATAQVEQVAEAVVPAESDPAARTAAVAPERIATLSNLVAGTLVTGDAAQVRDLAASDDVVAVYRVTTKTADNSSTDAFTRALQVWQDTGQTGEGVRIGVIDTGLDYTHADFGGPGTVEAYQQAYGEDGTQPVPDGLFDPAKYLGGYDFAGPLYDADPNSELPGATLTPTPDDNPIDSLYTSDNSGHGTHVAGTAAGYGVQPDGTTFTGDYATLTDLSDWQVGPGSAPGAGLYALKVFGDIGGSTDLTGLALDWAADPDGDGDFGDHLDVVNLSLGASATPSDDPDNLLIDRLSDLGTLAVLSAGNSSDITDVGGSPGSAASGLTVANSVGSPQTYDGVEVTEAPDPAAVGTWAAQNSISYAGTEDVTAPVVYLGDGVDGCTPLTDRAAEITGNIVYLWWDDDDATRACGSVARWNNAEAAGAVGVLIGTESTVFSAGISGNATIPGAQLTASSTDALLPSIQAGGVVAHIGPSLAASVTSDEIGDALNPGSSRGAHGSLGIIKPDVAAPGTLIFSAASGTGADAQSLSGTSMSSPHVAGIAALVRATQPGWTPAQVKAAVMNTATHDVWTGANQSGTAYGPQRVGSGRVDARAAVADTVLAYGSEDPDQVSVTFGVVDVAAEPVTLKKTVTVQNTGAEAVTYDTAFAAATTTGGATITTSPATLTVPAGQQGLVTLTLTADPASLEREIDPTQATTQGGVPREYVASLSGRLVLTSGDAELRVPVQAAPRLVSELTADPVSFADAGAGTAALTLSGRGVDSGGWTSLVAPLVLGATSPKLEDVPGFVTSDSAVASGDLRWVGWTSTAPQQAAAGGDPAEGYLGVGIAVDGDWATLGQAVLPVIDWDVDRDGTPEAQTVVQKLSDAADVTVAATFDYDTGEVLDVQGVNGAFGDVDTTVFDNSVLVAPVGIAALGLEPGATPAVTVWTSSDYAADPSGRVDAAEPFTVDPFDPPYWFDGGVTDALWFAASDATELTVHRSATTAAPADQLLVLHSHNADPTTRAQVLDVAVPEAVATTTTLKVTGPAKVGKDLTLTATVSPAEATGTVSFRADGTEVATAPVSGGTATATVRLGGGSHALTAVFTPDTAAFAGSESAAVQVDVKKAGSTTKVTLSQNSGRYGSEVSATVTVTGQGAVPAGTVEIRERGTVLATGELTAGEGNQATATVALPRDLKSGSHTLTAVYTGSADVDGSQTQRSYRVLATVPTISLDTPSWTVSRGATPAVTITVAGPEGAPAAGGKVTVLAGIKPVATVALTEGSATVTLPAVSRTTTVTALYTGDGGYTPTLTIGVLKVR; this is encoded by the coding sequence ATGACGCGTCGCTCGCTCCGTGCCTCGTTGACCGTCCTGGCGCTGGCCGCCACCACCACGCTCGGGGGCACCGCCGCCTCCGCCGCGGGGCCCGGCGCCGCGTCGCCACCGCTCCCGCTCGACCCCGGCCTGGCCGCCGGCGCGGGCGACCCGGTCGCGTCGGACGACGTGCTCGCCGGCACGGAGGGCAAGGTCTCCTCCGGCCTCGCCGACGCCGAGGGCACCGTCACCGCGTTCGTGCAGCTCGACGCCCCCTCGGGCCTCGACGTCGCGGAGGACGGCGGCGACGCGGCCGCGGTCCAGGCCGCGACCGCGCAGGTCGAGCAGGTCGCCGAGGCGGTCGTGCCCGCCGAGTCCGACCCGGCCGCCCGCACCGCCGCGGTCGCACCCGAGCGGATCGCGACGCTGTCGAACCTGGTCGCGGGCACGCTCGTGACGGGCGACGCCGCGCAGGTCCGGGACCTGGCCGCCTCCGACGACGTCGTCGCGGTGTACCGGGTCACCACCAAGACCGCCGACAACTCCTCCACGGACGCGTTCACCCGCGCGCTGCAGGTGTGGCAGGACACCGGCCAGACCGGCGAGGGCGTGCGGATCGGCGTCATCGACACCGGCCTGGACTACACGCACGCCGACTTCGGTGGCCCCGGCACGGTCGAGGCCTACCAGCAGGCGTACGGCGAGGACGGCACGCAGCCGGTCCCCGACGGCCTGTTCGACCCGGCCAAGTACCTGGGCGGCTACGACTTCGCCGGACCGCTGTACGACGCGGACCCGAACTCCGAGCTCCCGGGCGCCACGCTGACGCCGACGCCGGACGACAACCCGATCGACAGCCTGTACACGTCGGACAACTCGGGCCACGGCACGCACGTCGCCGGCACCGCGGCGGGCTACGGCGTCCAGCCGGACGGCACGACCTTCACCGGCGACTACGCCACGCTCACCGACCTGTCCGACTGGCAGGTCGGCCCGGGCTCCGCGCCCGGCGCGGGCCTCTACGCCCTCAAGGTGTTCGGCGACATCGGCGGCTCCACGGACCTCACCGGCCTGGCCCTCGACTGGGCCGCCGACCCGGACGGCGACGGCGACTTCGGCGACCACCTCGACGTGGTCAACCTGTCGCTCGGCGCCTCCGCGACCCCGTCCGACGACCCGGACAACCTGCTGATCGACCGGCTGTCCGACCTCGGCACCCTCGCGGTGCTCAGCGCGGGCAACTCCTCGGACATCACGGACGTCGGCGGCTCGCCGGGCTCCGCGGCGTCCGGCCTGACCGTCGCGAACTCCGTCGGCAGCCCGCAGACCTACGACGGCGTCGAGGTCACCGAGGCGCCCGACCCGGCCGCCGTCGGCACCTGGGCCGCGCAGAACTCCATCTCCTACGCCGGGACCGAGGACGTCACCGCCCCGGTCGTCTACCTGGGCGACGGCGTGGACGGCTGCACCCCGCTGACCGACCGCGCGGCGGAGATCACCGGGAACATCGTCTACCTGTGGTGGGACGACGACGACGCGACCCGCGCCTGCGGCTCCGTCGCCCGGTGGAACAACGCCGAGGCCGCCGGCGCGGTCGGCGTGCTGATCGGCACGGAGTCGACCGTGTTCTCCGCGGGCATCTCCGGCAACGCGACCATCCCCGGCGCGCAGCTCACCGCGTCGTCCACGGACGCGCTGCTCCCGTCGATCCAGGCCGGCGGCGTCGTCGCGCACATCGGCCCGTCGCTCGCGGCCTCGGTCACGTCCGACGAGATCGGCGACGCGCTGAACCCGGGCTCGTCCCGCGGCGCGCACGGCTCGCTCGGCATCATCAAGCCCGACGTCGCGGCGCCCGGCACGCTGATCTTCTCGGCGGCCTCCGGCACCGGCGCCGACGCGCAGTCGCTGTCCGGCACCTCGATGTCCTCGCCGCACGTGGCCGGCATCGCGGCGCTGGTCCGTGCGACCCAGCCCGGCTGGACGCCCGCGCAGGTCAAGGCCGCGGTGATGAACACCGCCACGCACGACGTGTGGACCGGGGCGAACCAGTCCGGCACGGCCTACGGCCCGCAGCGGGTCGGCTCCGGCCGGGTCGACGCCCGCGCCGCGGTCGCGGACACCGTGCTCGCCTACGGCTCGGAGGACCCGGACCAGGTGTCCGTGACCTTCGGCGTCGTGGACGTGGCCGCCGAGCCCGTCACCCTGAAGAAGACGGTCACCGTGCAGAACACCGGCGCCGAGGCGGTCACCTACGACACCGCCTTCGCCGCGGCCACCACCACCGGCGGCGCGACGATCACCACCTCCCCCGCGACGCTGACGGTGCCCGCCGGCCAGCAGGGGCTGGTCACGCTGACCCTCACCGCCGACCCGGCGTCCCTGGAGCGGGAGATCGACCCGACGCAGGCGACCACCCAGGGCGGCGTGCCGCGCGAGTACGTGGCGTCGCTGTCCGGCCGGCTCGTCCTGACCTCGGGCGACGCCGAGCTCCGGGTGCCGGTGCAGGCCGCGCCGCGGCTCGTCTCCGAGCTGACCGCCGACCCGGTGTCCTTCGCGGACGCCGGCGCCGGCACCGCCGCGCTGACCCTCTCGGGCCGGGGCGTCGACTCGGGCGGCTGGACCTCGCTGGTCGCGCCGCTGGTCCTCGGGGCCACCAGCCCGAAGCTCGAGGACGTGCCCGGCTTCGTCACCTCGGACTCCGCGGTGGCCTCGGGCGACCTGCGCTGGGTCGGCTGGACCTCCACCGCGCCGCAGCAGGCGGCCGCGGGCGGGGACCCGGCCGAGGGCTACCTCGGCGTCGGCATCGCGGTGGACGGCGACTGGGCGACGCTCGGCCAGGCCGTGCTCCCCGTCATCGACTGGGACGTCGACCGGGACGGCACGCCCGAGGCCCAGACCGTCGTGCAGAAGCTGAGCGACGCCGCCGACGTCACCGTCGCCGCGACCTTCGACTACGACACCGGCGAGGTGCTCGACGTCCAGGGCGTGAACGGCGCGTTCGGCGACGTGGACACCACGGTGTTCGACAACTCGGTGCTGGTCGCGCCGGTCGGGATCGCCGCGCTCGGCCTCGAGCCCGGCGCCACCCCGGCCGTCACGGTCTGGACGTCCTCGGACTACGCGGCCGACCCGAGCGGCCGGGTCGACGCGGCCGAGCCGTTCACGGTGGACCCGTTCGACCCGCCGTACTGGTTCGACGGCGGCGTGACCGACGCCCTGTGGTTCGCGGCGTCCGACGCCACCGAGCTCACCGTGCACCGCTCGGCCACCACGGCCGCCCCGGCCGACCAGCTCCTGGTGCTGCACAGCCACAACGCCGACCCGACGACGCGGGCCCAGGTGCTCGACGTGGCCGTGCCGGAGGCCGTGGCGACCACCACCACGCTGAAGGTCACCGGGCCGGCGAAGGTCGGCAAGGACCTGACGCTGACCGCCACCGTGTCCCCCGCCGAGGCCACCGGCACCGTGTCGTTCCGCGCGGACGGCACCGAGGTCGCGACGGCCCCGGTCTCCGGCGGGACCGCCACGGCGACCGTCCGGCTCGGCGGCGGGTCGCACGCGCTGACGGCGGTGTTCACGCCGGACACCGCGGCGTTCGCGGGGTCGGAGTCGGCGGCGGTGCAGGTCGACGTGAAGAAGGCCGGCTCCACCACGAAGGTCACGCTGTCGCAGAACTCGGGCCGGTACGGCTCCGAGGTCAGCGCGACGGTCACCGTCACCGGCCAGGGCGCCGTCCCGGCCGGCACCGTGGAGATCCGCGAGCGCGGCACGGTCCTGGCCACCGGCGAGCTCACCGCCGGCGAGGGGAACCAGGCGACCGCCACGGTCGCCCTGCCTCGCGACCTGAAGTCCGGGTCGCACACCCTCACCGCGGTGTACACGGGCAGCGCGGACGTCGACGGCTCGCAGACCCAGCGCTCCTACCGGGTGCTGGCGACCGTGCCGACGATCAGCCTGGACACGCCGTCGTGGACCGTCTCCCGGGGAGCCACGCCCGCGGTGACCATCACGGTCGCCGGGCCCGAGGGCGCCCCGGCCGCCGGCGGCAAGGTGACGGTCCTGGCGGGCATCAAGCCCGTCGCCACCGTCGCGCTGACCGAGGGCTCCGCCACGGTCACCCTGCCGGCCGTCAGCCGGACCACCACGGTGACCGCGCTGTACACCGGCGACGGCGGGTACACGCCGACGCTGACGATCGGGGTGCTGAAGGTGCGCTGA
- a CDS encoding ABC transporter permease subunit: MSVGTSTAEHPPGTPPDRSGDPGSPEPRESHARAWRGLGWGFAVKLLLMMVVNAGGLLAILSAYRAGAWVVLAALVVLLAAADWIYFARRALPLKYLFPGLVFLAVFQMFTLLYTGYVAFTNYGTGHLGSMQQAVDAALIQDERQVEGSPEYPLAVVRDGDALGFAVNDDGTVRVGTAEEPLDAVGGAQVDDRGTPVAVPGWEVVPRAQLYSDADLQAEVVALRVPVSDDAEDGSLRTREGSTAAVYTSRLVWDPDAQTITNTETGAVYSPSDRGQFVTEDGERLAAGWYVNVGFDNFVRAFTDASYAGPLLKVAVWTFAFAILTVLTSFGLGLLFALIYNDPRIRGRKVLRTLFILPYAFPAFMSALLWRGMLNSEFGVVNDWFFFGADIGWLSDPWLAKAAILWVNLWLSYPYWFLVTTGALQALPGDVMEAARVDGAGRWRQFRSITLPMLLVSTAPLAIASFAFNFNNFTIIYMLTGGGPAFPGASTPMGSTDILISAIYQISGVSGGRADYGLASALSIVVFVVIGVVSGLAFRRTRKLEEI, from the coding sequence ATGTCCGTCGGCACGAGCACCGCCGAGCACCCGCCCGGGACCCCGCCCGACCGGTCCGGCGACCCGGGCTCCCCGGAGCCCCGCGAGTCGCACGCCCGCGCGTGGCGCGGCCTCGGCTGGGGCTTCGCCGTGAAGCTCCTGCTGATGATGGTGGTCAACGCGGGCGGCCTGCTCGCGATCCTCTCGGCGTACCGGGCGGGGGCCTGGGTGGTGCTCGCCGCGCTGGTCGTGCTGCTCGCCGCGGCCGACTGGATCTACTTCGCCCGCCGCGCCCTGCCGCTGAAGTACCTGTTCCCCGGCCTGGTGTTCCTCGCCGTGTTCCAGATGTTCACGCTGCTCTACACGGGTTATGTGGCCTTCACCAACTACGGCACCGGCCACCTGGGCAGCATGCAGCAGGCCGTCGACGCCGCCCTGATCCAGGACGAGCGCCAGGTGGAGGGCTCGCCGGAGTACCCGCTCGCGGTGGTGCGGGACGGCGACGCGCTCGGGTTCGCGGTCAACGACGACGGCACCGTCCGGGTCGGAACCGCCGAGGAGCCGCTCGACGCGGTCGGCGGCGCGCAGGTCGACGACCGCGGCACGCCGGTCGCGGTGCCCGGCTGGGAGGTCGTGCCGCGGGCCCAGCTCTACTCCGACGCCGACCTGCAGGCCGAGGTCGTCGCGCTGCGCGTCCCGGTGTCCGACGACGCCGAGGACGGCTCGCTGCGCACCCGCGAGGGCTCGACCGCCGCGGTGTACACCTCGCGGCTGGTCTGGGACCCCGACGCGCAGACGATCACCAACACCGAGACCGGCGCCGTCTACAGCCCCAGCGACCGCGGGCAGTTCGTCACCGAGGACGGCGAGCGGCTGGCGGCCGGCTGGTACGTCAACGTCGGGTTCGACAACTTCGTCCGCGCCTTCACCGACGCGAGCTACGCGGGGCCGCTGCTCAAGGTGGCCGTGTGGACGTTCGCCTTCGCGATCCTCACCGTGCTCACCAGCTTCGGGCTCGGCCTGCTGTTCGCGCTGATCTACAACGACCCGCGCATCCGCGGCCGCAAGGTGCTCCGGACGCTGTTCATCCTCCCGTACGCGTTCCCGGCGTTCATGTCCGCCCTGCTGTGGCGCGGCATGCTCAACTCCGAGTTCGGCGTCGTCAACGACTGGTTCTTCTTCGGCGCGGACATCGGCTGGCTCTCCGACCCGTGGCTGGCGAAGGCCGCGATCCTCTGGGTCAACCTCTGGCTCAGCTACCCGTACTGGTTCCTGGTCACCACGGGCGCGCTGCAGGCGCTGCCGGGCGACGTCATGGAGGCCGCGCGGGTCGACGGCGCCGGGCGCTGGCGGCAGTTCCGGTCGATCACGCTGCCGATGCTGCTCGTGTCGACCGCCCCGCTCGCGATCGCGTCGTTCGCCTTCAACTTCAACAACTTCACGATCATCTACATGCTCACCGGCGGCGGACCGGCCTTCCCCGGCGCCAGCACGCCGATGGGGTCGACGGACATCCTGATCTCCGCGATCTACCAGATCTCCGGGGTCTCGGGCGGCCGGGCCGACTACGGCCTCGCCAGCGCCCTGTCCATCGTGGTGTTCGTCGTGATCGGCGTCGTCTCCGGCCTGGCGTTCCGCCGGACCCGCAAGCTCGAGGAGATCTGA